TAGggttttttgtttaattttgcaaTGTTGGGCTAGTTCAATTGGGCCTACGTATGTTTTTAAATTTGGGCTATGCTTTACAAGGGCTTGGGCCAGTTGGGCCTtattatacaaaatattataaacttttttttatttaccaaaataataaaggaaaaaaaagagggTGATGGAGGGGAATAAAAATGCGGCAGCAATGAAGAGGAATAAAAAGGCGGCACCAATTTGTGGCTAATTGCCGTTTAAGCCCTCCttacttattattttcttttattcccaatcaacacactaaattaataaatttcaaacattatgtactgaaataatgtaaaattataaaagactaagtttatgatattttttaaaataataaaatgcggagaaaaaaatacgaacaaatggcggAAGTAAAAGTgtattattaactttttataaaattcagaaataattaatacaaaatatttcaaagaaaatatactgaaataatataaaataataaaatacgaaaataatatatttttattgaaagtaataaaaatcgagaaaataatacgagcaaaagGCAGGGGTAAGGGTTATTTTCTTacaccaaattaatttaaataacacactaaattaataaatttcaaacattatgcactgaaattaggggtgagtaaaactcgattcgactcgaaaaaatcgaaaaaaatagaattttgagttaaacgaatcgagttattcgagttaatcgagttattcgagttattcgaatcaactcgaattttttttcgaatttcgagttcgaatcgagttgagttttcgaattcgaattcgaataattcgaatatcaaactataatattttacatttttaccccaaactcccaaacctttttacttttccttcaaaacttttactccttcccattTTCCTCCAAAAACTTTTACTTCTCTCCCCttccaaccccccaatctacccaaaatccatttcccaccaaaattttactcttccatttattttttctcaaaattttactccccaaaaccctcaaaaccttttatttccccccaaaatttttactccctcccagttttcccctaaaacttttattcccttcccatcccacctcccatctatcccaaactagacctgtccatgggctggGCCGGGTTCGAGTCGGGCCCGGAAAAAATTCGTGGCCCGCCTCCTAGGCccgggctcggcccggcccgaaatatgggcctgaaattttgcccaagcccggcccgggaaaaatatcataagcccgagcccggcctggcccatttttaataaacattaaaaaattattttaaaaataaaaaaataaaaatattttaaaagtgttttaaaaataaaaataaaaatatatatttattatattcgggccgggccgggtcgggcccgggccaaaaaagtggtgcctgaggcccgacccgttttttaaacgggcctcgtttttttgcccaagcccatatttcgggcctatatttttacccgaacccggCCGGCCCGGGCCACccagcccatggacaggtctatcccaaaccctcccccctctatttttttaatattttccctccaaaattttactccccctatttactttccctcaaacttttatttcccaaaactttttatttttcccctgaaCTTTTACTTCACatcctttactctcaaataaaaaatcaaaattatccaaaaaaaatcactaaacataaatagtaataattttatttacatctactatttatattattaaattaaatttcatattttatattatttatataattgaattgtttagtcatattgaatatttatattaaaattgaattattaattatgccataaaatattcgttttaaaattttatattggtatcaatttcacattttatttttaaaataacttttattaaaaaatcatatttttacatttaatatatttttaattctaaaatacgtagtgacaagaatctgaagataattgaaacaactaagcaagcaaagaagctaaccagtatataaaaaattaataaataaattatgaattgatgaaagttaataaaaaatttgattaaggtggacaaattttattacgatgggtgacaatggttacaaggacccaaaattattttttaaaatttaactcgaacaaatatattcgatttgattcgattcgaattccatctcactcgactcgattcgagaaaacttcaaataaagttaggatgataaaatgagatttaaaaactcgattaactcaaaaattttcgattcgatttgatcgaATGCCCACCCCTaactgaaataatgtaaaattataaaattagaaattatgatattttttaaagaaataaaatacggagaaaaaaatacgaataaatggccgaagtaaaattttttttactaacttttttttcaacttgcaggcatcgcaatggctCGATTGATTGGAAGCGATAGACACATATCTGATGCGGCTAATAACgcggtatgatttattatttgttaatcacgagttctatttatttaaaaatgatatacgcagtatatacaaataaatcatgttatcgtaatattttttctgtaatttaacactatcagGACTCGTTCCGAGTATTAAGGGGCCTTGTGAGTGTTTTAAAGAAAGCTCCGGATGCACGATTGATGACGTACTTGGAGCTAGCCAGATTTGGGTCAGTAGCATTGATCCGGTCCTCCGACTTGCGTTTTGATTTATTATCTGCGCTAGTGGAGCGGTGGCgcccggagacccacacttttcattttccgTGCGGGGAGTGCACTGTGACCTTGGAGGATGTTGCATTGCAGCTTGGGCTCCCAATTGACGGGAGTCCCGTAACGGGAGTATCTTCATTTACCGATCTGACTGCACTTTGTTATCAACTCCTAGGAGACTCGCTAGGGGACGGTGAGTCATATTTTTCCGGCATAAAATTTACATGGCTGAAAGCCAAAATTAGACAATTATTAGCGACTGCCACTGAAGGTGAGTTGATGTGCGCTGCTCGAGCGTACATCATGCATATGGTAGGGGCAGTACTCATGCCTGATGCAAACGGCGATAATGTGCATTTGATGTACTTGCCCCTGTTAGCTGATTTGCCCACTGCTAGGTCGTATAGCTGAGGTTCCGCCGTTCTAGCAATATTGTATCGGGAGCTTTGTCGGGCGACAAACCCGGATGTTGTAGACATGGGCGGATGCCTCATACTGCTGCAGTCCTGGACACTTTATCGGCTGCCGTTTTTGGCATCCGTTAGTCACCAACCGTATGTGTATCCACTGCTGaacaggtgataaaatataaattgtcatTATTTGTAGTTATAATATATTGACTAATGTTACCAATCCTAAACCCTATATTATTTTTTGTAGGTGGAGTGTTCGTCCAGGTATCGGGAAGTCGTATAATGTCCCGATATACCGCCTCATGATTGAACAGCATGCCCGGGAAGGGGTAAGCtgctattctaatattcatgacaTCTATTCTATTTCTATATCTTACTCACATGTTATGGCTCTAACTCGTTACAATGTTATTAAGcatgcagtttatatggatgccaTACCGTAGGCCAGAAATTACAAATGTTGTACTGCCGTCCGCATATGTTGATTCCCACATATGGTGCACTAACGcaccaattatcaatttcaacGTAGTTTAGTGGTATCACGGAGATCGAGTGTTACGACAGTTTGGTTGCATCCAACCTATCCCGGATCTGCCGTGCCAGGTGGGGGTAGTTCAAGGCATGACTAAGCGAGGAAAATTTCAAATGGATTGTGGAATTAAACACCAGAAATTTGTGGCACGTGGAACGATCGATTGCATCGAATACCTCAGATGGTTATGGCTACCGACCCGCAACCATATCAGAGTGTATACAATGCTACTATAGTTGCAGGAAGCCATATATACTTGGAGGCCAGTCGACTGTAATCCCCCCGCACGTGCAGCAACTTGGGGGATCAGACACAGCAAGCCCGATGGATCCGAATCCGATGGCATATTATCCTCCGCGACCAACAGAGCCCGAGCAGGAGCCCCAGCCAGATCCCAAACAATTACAGTCAAATGTGGATTCACATGGCTATCGTCTGGATTTAGCCAGCGGTGACTATTTTCCGAGCTTCGCAAGGGGCGAATACGCCTACAATTTTGAACTGTTTGGATCCTACCCGTCGCAATACGGCATTCCCGCCCCGTCCGACCCGTATCCGCAGCATTATGGGACTCATTCCGGTTCAAGTTCGTCGGCAGCGAACGAGCCATAGGATTTTTCCTCTATGTTTGCCACACCCCCATCTGCATCGAATGATGATGTTGGTCGTCGCCCAGAACGTGATCGTCGACCTCTGAATAGGTATACCCCTAGG
The genomic region above belongs to Gossypium hirsutum isolate 1008001.06 chromosome D05, Gossypium_hirsutum_v2.1, whole genome shotgun sequence and contains:
- the LOC107902561 gene encoding protein MAINTENANCE OF MERISTEMS-like, which gives rise to MGSEGIAMARLIGSDRHISDAANNADSFRVLRGLVSVLKKAPDARLMTYLELARFGSVALIRSSDLRFDLLSALVERWRPETHTFHFPCGECTVTLEDVALQLGLPIDGSPVTGVSSFTDLTALCYQLLGDSLGDGESYFSGIKFTWLKAKIRQLLATATEGELMCAARAYIMHMVGAVLMPDANGDNVHLMYLPLLADLPTARSYS